CCCGCCGGCCGTCCCCGCTCGAACGGACGACGACCACCGCCGTCGATACCGTGGTGTGCGGGAGTCTTGCCTGGGTCGATCCCGGGTACCGGCCCTACTTCGTCCACCTGATCTCGTATTCGAGTTCGTACCGCTGCTCGCCCGTCTCCGAGTCGGTGAGGCGTTCGAGTTCGACTTCGAACGTCGGGTCCTCGGGGACGGCGACCTCCCGTTGCGTCTCGGGACTCTCGAGGCGGACGGTTCCGGATTCGATCGCTTCGGCCGCGGCGACGAGCGTCTCGGCGATCTCCGCTCTCGTTCGCGGTTCCTCGGTCTTGAACAGCTCCTCCTCGGGCATACTCGACTGTCGGTTTCCGGAGGTATTAGCGTCCCCTGTCGGTTCCCGGGCCGTGGGTTCGAGGGTCGGTTCCCCGCCGTTCACCGCGATTCCGGGGCGAGAGACCTCGCTTGAGGCGTTCGGGGACAACCGCGCGCTCGGCGACCGGTTCCCTCGTTCGGACGCACACTATCGCGTCCGGACGCGCAGTTGTCTACCCCAGCAGCTCCTCGGCGAGCATCGGGACGAACGTCCCCACGTCGGTCACCATCCCGACCGCCTGCGCGGAGCCGCGGTCGAGCAGTTGCGTGACGGTGGCGGGGTTGATGTCGACGCAGACGGTGCGCGTCGTCGACGGGAGGCAGTTGCCCACCGCGACCGAGTGCAGCAGCGACGAGAGCATGAGCACAAGGTCAGCGTCGCGGGCCTGCTCGCGGATGGCGTTCTGTGCCTCGACGGCGTCGGTGATCGTGTCCGGGAGCGGCCCGTCGTCGCGGATCGACCCCGCGAGCACGAAGTCGCGGTCGTTGTCGACGCACTCGTACATGACGCCCTCGGTGATCAGCCCCTCCTCGACGGCGGCCTCGATGCCGCCCGCGCGGATCACCTCGCTGATCGTGTAGATGTGGTGTTTGTGACCCTTCCGGGGGTGTTCCATCGTCTCCACGTCCATCCCGAGGCTGGTGCCGTACATCGACCGCTCCATGTCGTGGACCGCGAAGCCGTTGCCCGCCGAGATCGCGTCGACGTACCCCTCGCGAACGAGCCGTGCGAGCCCGGGGCCGCCGCCCGAGTGAATGACCGCCGGGCCGGCGACACACAGCACCTTCCCGCCCTGCGCCTTCGTCTCGGCGATCGCCTCGGCGATGTCGCGGATGAGCGACGCCGACGGGCGCTCGGCGGAGACGCCGCCGCGCATGAACCCGAAGGGACCGGAGGCGTCGCGGGGGCGTTCCGGCGGTTTCACCCTGATGCCGGCGTCGCCGGTGACGACGAGGTCGCCCGCCTCGATCCCGTTGAGCACCTTCGTCTCGGCCGCCACCTCGCTTCCCTTCGGAACGACGAGGCGCCCGTCGTCTCGTTCGACGCCCTCGACGACGATCGCACAGTCCATCTCGATGTCGTCCACGCCGACCCAGTCGCCGTCGACGCGCACGTCGGTCGGGTGGTTCGTCGTCGAGTAGAACCCGTCCGGGACGACGTTGTCGTCGGGCGCGGGCGTCAGCGTCGCGTCCGTCGGCGCCGCGAGCGTCGCGCCCGACTGGTGCAGTTCGTGGAGGATCGGGTGCAGCGTCTCCTCGTCGTCGGCGATCACCCGCATCCGGCAGTACGACTCCTTGTCCTTGCTCGTCCCGACGCGGAACTCCTCGATGTCGAACTCCCCGCCGAGATCCATCACGACGGTGAACGCCCGTTCCATGAGGCCGGAGTCGATGATGTGGCCCTCCAGCTCGACCACGTCGCTGACGGTCATATCTCCCCTCCGCCCCGCGCCGGTGAAAAGCTACCCGTAACCGCGGTATCGGCCGTGAACGACGGTCCGTATCGACGGCTCGCGGCGAGCGGGAGGGCCGCCTACGGTCGCTCGAAGACGGCGTCGAGGAACGCCACCTCGTGGGCGAGCACCTCGGTGAACCGCTCGTCCCAGGCGTCGAAGTGTCCCATCGGGAGCGCAACGAGCGAGGAGTCGGGGAGCTCGTCGGCCAGTCGCTCGGCGGTGCGGTACGGAACGATTCCGTCTTCAGTGCCGGCGACGACGAGCGAGGGGCACGTCACCGCCGACGCGTCGGCGACCGGGCGGTACCGCGGCAGCGCCAGCAGCGTCCGCGCGCGTGTCCCGTTCTGCCACGTCGAGTCGCGCGGGATCAGCGCCGCGTAGCCGTCGAGCGCGCCCGGCTCGTTCAGCGCCGCGAACTCCCCGGGCCGGCCGTACACCTTCACCTCGTGGTCCCGGCCGACGAGCCCCGCCAGCCGGTCGCGCAGCCCCGCGGCCGTCGCGCGCGCCAGGAACCGCGGCGACTTGCTCCGCAGCAGCGCCCGGCCGTCGGAAAAGGGCGTGCGCGCGACGACGGCGTCCACGTCGTAGCGCTCGGCGGCGACGCCGACGACGTGCCCGCCGGCCAGCGAGACGCCCCACAGCGCGATCCCGTCGCCCAGCGCGTCGACCCCGCGGACGCGGTCGACGGCCGCCCCCCAGTCGGCGACCTGCCTACTCGGAAGTACCAGCGGTGCGCCCTCGGAGGCGCCGAAGCCGCGGTAGTCGAACGCGAACGCCGCGTAGCCGACGTCCGCGAGGTGCTCGGCCAGCCGGTCGAGCCCGAAGGCGGCCTCGGCGGCGAACCCGTGGCCGAGCACGACCGTCTCCGGCTCGTCCACGTCGCGCGGGCGGTACAGCGTCCCGACGCAGTCGTCGCCCTCGACGGAGAAGGTGAGCTGACGGGTCGAGAACCGCTCGCGGGAGGGGCGCTCCCCGCGAACGCGTCGCGCCGGCGCCCGGTCGGGGGTCGCGAGCGGGGCGCTCACCGGGCTCCTCCGTCGTCACCGCCGGTCGTTCGGGGGGCGTCCGCGTCGCCGACATCGGGCTCGACGTCCGGATCCGTCTCGACGGTCTCGAGCACGCGCGCGGAGAACTCCTCCTCGGAGATCCGATAGTTCCTCACCCCGTCGAGCCACTCGGCCTCGACGTGCCACGTCGCCTGCACGTCGTCCTCGAACCGCAGCGAGGTGGCCTCGACGCGACGCGGCTCCAGGTCGCCGGCCTCGACGAGGTCGATCACCGTGTTGCAGACGCGGCCCATCTCGCCGTGGGCGGGGCGTTCCGCGGGCAGGGTCGTCGTGTAGACGACGGCGATCCGCTCCGGCGAGACGCGTACGTCGGCCACGTCGATGCCGTCGGCTCGTAGCTCCCGGGCGAGCGCCGACTCGTCGATGGTCATGCCGCGGGCTACACTCGCGGGCGACTTACTGGTTCCGGGCGCACACACGGACTCGCGTCGGACGGTCGTAGGTCGGACGGTCGTAGAACGGGACGGCTGGGAGCGGAGGGGTGGGAGTCCATGTCAGAGGCACTGTGGTCCCTTCGCTCCCAACGCAATGTATCGAACGACGCACACCGACTTAACCACTTGGTGAAAAACCGTTCACCACGTGTGTACTACCCGATATCAGGTGAAGCGCGTTACACTCGATCGGACTGATATGACGAACGGAACACGTATCCGTTCCCGTGTGGCAGTACGGGTCGATGGGTGTCGACGAGTCGTCGCGGCGGACGTTCGAGTTGCTGGCGAACGAGACGCGCCTCGGGATCATCTCGGCGCTCGGGGAGGCCAGCGGCGAGGGCGGATACGCGACGCTCGCGTTCTCGGAACTGCAGGAGGCGACGGGCGTCGAGGACAACGGCCACTTCAACTATCACCTGCAGGAGCTCGTGGGGGAGTTCGTCGAGGACCGCGAGGACGGGTACGCGCTGACGCTGGCGGGGATCCGGGCGTATCAGGCGATCGTAACACGTCAATCAAAGACCAGTGTTCGAATTGATCCCTTCGATTTGGGTGGGGAGTGTGATTCTTGTGGTGGGGATCGAGAGGCTTGGTACAAAAATGGACGTGCGTATCTGGCGTGCAAGTCGTGCGGTGAACGGGAAATTCGGTATCCGGTGAGTAGCACACAGATCGATCCCGAGGAGCCTGAATCGGTTCTCGACGCGTTAGATGCGCGCCTTCGTCGAGATTATCATTCAATGTTCAACGGTCTCTGTCCATACTGTACTGGCCCAGTTGTGACCTCGATACAACAGTCATCAGGCCATTGGGAGGAGACCGACATGCGGTCTGGTGAACTGCTCGTTCACGCAGCATGCAAGGAGTGCGGATGGTTTCTCTATGCAAACCTCGCTGCTGCTCTTCGTTCCAAGGAGCCGGTCCAAGAGTTCTATTTGCACCGTGGGGTCGACCTGTGGGCGGAACACGTCATGACGACCGAAATTGACTGGATAGTTGATTCGATGGATCGGGATCCAGTTCGTGTCTGTGGTCACTTCAACTGTGGAGGAGATCGACTGGATGTGGAGGTCGATGAAAACTTCGGAGTGATCGACTACACGGTACGGGAGGAGGACGGCTGAACCACCTCTTACGTGCTATTCGGAACTGCCATCCCCAACCGCTCGAACACGAACCCCCACCGCTCGCTGTTCTCGCGCATCTGCATCGACGTGGGCTTGCCGACGCCGTGGCCGGCGTCGTCCTCGACGCGCAGGATCACCGGCTCCTCGCCCGTGTTGCGCTCCTGGACCAGCGCGGTCATCTTGCGCGCGTGGCTCGGGTGCACGCGCGTGTCCCCCAGGGCGGTCGTGAACATCGTCGCCGGGTAGTCGGCCTCGGGCGCGTTGTCGTACGGCGAGTACTCGCGGATGTACGCGAAGGCCTCCGGGTCCTCCTCGGGGTGACCGTACTCCGTCGTCCACGACGCCCCGAGCAGGAACCGGTGGAACCGCAGCATGTCGAGCAGCGGGACGTGACACAGCGCGACCGCCCAGCGGTCGGGCCGCCGGGTGATCAGCGCGCCGACGAGCAGTCCGCCGTTCGAGCCCCCGGTGACGCCGACGCGGTCGGGGTCGGCCCACCCGCGCTCGACGACCCCGTCGGCGACCGCGAGCGCGTCGTCGAACACGCGCCCCTTGTTCCCC
This genomic stretch from Halobaculum roseum harbors:
- a CDS encoding amphi-Trp domain-containing protein, whose translation is MPEEELFKTEEPRTRAEIAETLVAAAEAIESGTVRLESPETQREVAVPEDPTFEVELERLTDSETGEQRYELEYEIRWTK
- a CDS encoding TIGR00300 family protein — its product is MTVSDVVELEGHIIDSGLMERAFTVVMDLGGEFDIEEFRVGTSKDKESYCRMRVIADDEETLHPILHELHQSGATLAAPTDATLTPAPDDNVVPDGFYSTTNHPTDVRVDGDWVGVDDIEMDCAIVVEGVERDDGRLVVPKGSEVAAETKVLNGIEAGDLVVTGDAGIRVKPPERPRDASGPFGFMRGGVSAERPSASLIRDIAEAIAETKAQGGKVLCVAGPAVIHSGGGPGLARLVREGYVDAISAGNGFAVHDMERSMYGTSLGMDVETMEHPRKGHKHHIYTISEVIRAGGIEAAVEEGLITEGVMYECVDNDRDFVLAGSIRDDGPLPDTITDAVEAQNAIREQARDADLVLMLSSLLHSVAVGNCLPSTTRTVCVDINPATVTQLLDRGSAQAVGMVTDVGTFVPMLAEELLG
- a CDS encoding alpha/beta hydrolase, whose product is MSAPLATPDRAPARRVRGERPSRERFSTRQLTFSVEGDDCVGTLYRPRDVDEPETVVLGHGFAAEAAFGLDRLAEHLADVGYAAFAFDYRGFGASEGAPLVLPSRQVADWGAAVDRVRGVDALGDGIALWGVSLAGGHVVGVAAERYDVDAVVARTPFSDGRALLRSKSPRFLARATAAGLRDRLAGLVGRDHEVKVYGRPGEFAALNEPGALDGYAALIPRDSTWQNGTRARTLLALPRYRPVADASAVTCPSLVVAGTEDGIVPYRTAERLADELPDSSLVALPMGHFDAWDERFTEVLAHEVAFLDAVFERP
- a CDS encoding winged helix-turn-helix domain-containing protein, which encodes MGVDESSRRTFELLANETRLGIISALGEASGEGGYATLAFSELQEATGVEDNGHFNYHLQELVGEFVEDREDGYALTLAGIRAYQAIVTRQSKTSVRIDPFDLGGECDSCGGDREAWYKNGRAYLACKSCGEREIRYPVSSTQIDPEEPESVLDALDARLRRDYHSMFNGLCPYCTGPVVTSIQQSSGHWEETDMRSGELLVHAACKECGWFLYANLAAALRSKEPVQEFYLHRGVDLWAEHVMTTEIDWIVDSMDRDPVRVCGHFNCGGDRLDVEVDENFGVIDYTVREEDG